CGTCGCGCTCGGCGTCGGAGGCGGCGCGACGCTCGCCGTCGCCGTCCTGGTCGCCGTGCTCGACATGCCCGCGCTGATCCTGCTGGTCCTCGCGCTGCTCCTGCTCGTGCTGACGAGCACCGTCATCGTCGTCACCGTGGACGCCCGCGGGCTCAGCGCACGGTCCGCCCTGGGCTGGCCCCGCTTCCACGTGCCGCTCGACGAGGTGGAGTCCGTGACCGTCCGGCAGGTCCGCCCGCTGCGGGAGTTCGGCGGCTGGGGGTTCCGCGTCGGCCTGGACGGGCAGGTGGGCTACGTGGTCCGCACCGGCGAGGCCATCGAGGTGGGCCGCACCCGCGGGCGGTCGTTCGTCGTGACGGTGGACGACGCCGCCACGGGCGCGGCGCTGCTCACGACGCTCGCGGACCGGAAGCGCACCGAGACCGCCTGAAGGCCCCGTCCGGCCCCGTCCGGCCCCGCCCGGCGGCATGGGGCAGCATGGGCCCGACGCGCGCTCAGCGGCGAGCGCGCCGACGAGGAGGCACGCATGCGGCTCGGCTACCACACCGGCTACTGGTCCGCCGGCCCGCCCCCGGGCGCCGCCGAGGCGGTGCGCGACGCGGACCGGCTGGGCCTGGACTCCGTCTGGACCGCCGAGGCATACGGGTCCGACGCGTTCACCCCGCTCGCCTGGTGGGGGTCCGCGACGTCGCGCGTCCGGCTCGGCACCGCCGTCGCGCAGATCGCGGCCCGCACCCCGACGGCCACCGCGATGGCGGCCCTCACGCTCGACCACCTGTCCGGCGGGCGGTTCACGCTCGGGCTCGGGGTGTCCGGCCCGCAGGTGGTCGAGGGCTGGTACGGGCTGCCCTACCCCCGACCGCTGGCGCGCACCCGGGAGTTCGTCGCGATCGTGCGGGACGTGCTGCGCCGCGAGGCGCCGGTGCGGGCGGACGGGGAGTTCTACCGGCTGCCGCTCCCCGAGGGCGAGGGCAGCGGGCTCGGCAAGGCGCTGCGGTCCACCGTGCACCCGCTGCGCGCCGACCTGCCGATCCACCTCGCCGCCGAGGGGCCGCGCAACGTCGCCCTGGCCGCGGAGATCGCCGACGGCTGGCTGCCGCTGTTCTGCACCCCGCGGCTCGACGGGGAGATGCGGGAGCTGCTCGCGGAGGGCTTCGCCCGGCGGGCGGCGGGGACCCGGCCCGTCGAGGAGTTCGAGGTCACGGCCACGGTGCCGGTGGTGCTCGCGCCGGACGTCGAGACCGCCGCCGACGCGGTGCGCCCGTTCGTCGCGCTGTACGCCGGGGGCATGGGCGCCCGGGGCGCCAACTTCCACGCGAACGCCCTGGAGCGCCTGGGCTACGGGGAGGCGTGCGCGGAGATCCAGGCGCACTACCGGGCCGGCGACCGCGCGCGGGCGGCCGCCGCGGTCCCGACGGAGCTCGTGCAGGACATCGCGCTGGTCGGGCCGCCCGACGCGGTGCGGGCGCAGGCCCGCGCGTGGGAGAGCACGGTCGTCACGACCCTGCTGGTGCAGGCGAGCCCGGAGCAGCTGCCGGACATCGCCGCCCTGCTGGGGCCGGGGGCACCGACGGACGGCTGACCGCCCGGGGCGCCCGCAACGTCGCCGACACACGGCTCGGCTACGGTCCGCCGCGTGAGCACCCCGCCACCCCTGGAGACGGTCGCGCCGGAGGGGCGCGCCGCGCCGCGCGACACCGCCACGGCCGTGTCGGCCGGCGTCGTCACGGCGCTCGTCGGCTTCACCAGCGCGTTCGCGGTCGTGCTGGGCGGGCTCCGGGCGGTCGGGGCGAGCCCCGCGCAGGCGGCGTCCGGGCTGCTGGCGGTCACGGTCGCGATGGGCGCCGCGACGCTGCTGCTGGCGTGGCGGACCCGGCTGCCGATCACGGTGGCCTGGTCGACGCCCGGCGCCGCCCTGCTGGCGGGGACCGGTGCCGCCGCCGGGAGCTGGCCGGAGGCGGTCGCGGGCTTCGTCCTGTGCGGCGCCCTGCTCGCCGCCGTGGGGCTGTGGCGGCGGCTCGAGCGCTGGGTGCGGCTGATCCCCGTGCCGCTGGCGAACGCGATGCTCGCGGGTGTCCTGGTGGACCTGTGCCTGGAGCCGGTGCGCGCGGTCGCTGACCGCCCGCTGCTCGTCGGGCCCGTCGTGCTGGTGTGGCTCGTGCTGCTGCGCCTGGCGCCGCGCTGGGCGACCCCAGCGGCGATGGGCCTCGCCGTGTGCCTGGCCGTGGCGTCGCCGGCGGTGCGCCACCTGGACCCCGCGAGCCTGCTCCCGACCCTCGCCTGGACGACGCCGCAGCCGTCCTGGGCCGCGGTCGTGTCGGTCGCCGTGCCGCTGTTCGTCGTGACGATGGCGTCGCAGAACATCCCGGGCGTCGCGGTGCTCGCAGGCTTCGGGTACACCGCCCCGCTGCGCCCGGTGATGCTCGTGACCGGTCTCGGCACGGCGCTCGCCGCGCCGTTCGGCGGCCACGCGATCAACCTGGCGGCGATCAGCGCCGCGCTCGCGGCGGGCCCGGCAGCCGGGCCCGACCCCCGCCGGCGCTGGCGGGCCGCCGTGGTGGCGGGTGCCGGCTACGTCGTGCTGGGCGCCGGGGCGTCGGCCGTGGCCGCGGTCGCGCTCGCCGCGCCGGGAGGACTGATCGCCGCCGCGGCGGGTCTGGCGCTGGTCGGCACGCTCGCCGCGTCGCTGGGCGGCGCGTTCGGGACGGCCGGGCACCGGGAGGCCGCTGCCGTCACCTTCCTCGTCACCGTGTCCGGGGTGACCGTCGCGGGCATCTCGGCGGCGTTCTGGGGCCTGCTCGCCGGGCTCGCGTGCCACGTCGTGCTCGGTGCCGCGCGCCGCTGAGCCCCGCTCCGCACCGCTCGCCGCAGCAGGTTCCCGGCGCGCCGGGGTTGTGGTGCGCCCGCGCGGCCCGCTACTGTCGGCGTCGATCCCGAGGCGTGAACGCATACGTCTCACATCGCGAGACATCTCGCAGGCGAACGAGAGGAGGCGGCCCGTGGCCCGGTCGACGCACCCCAGCACGACCCAGCGCCCGGGCCTGCCGATGCCCGGCCGCTGTCGCCGCGCCGCCGCGAGCTGTCCGCGCTGTCCGCGGGCCTGTCGCGCCGCCTGACCGGACCCGGTGACCCCGGCTCCGCGCAGGAGCCGCCCACTGCGGTGCCCGACCGGCACCGCCCCGGACGCCCCGGGTCCCGCCGGACCCGGCCCGACAGGCCGCACCGCCGGACCCGCCGTCCACCCTGACCGGTGGCCCCGGCCACGGCACGCACGGGCCCGGCACCGCCGGCACCGCGCACGACGCGCCGGTCGGCCGCCGCAGTCGGCCCGCCGACCCGGCGCCAGCAGGCGCCTGCCCGCGGGCCCCGGCGCTGCCTGCCACGGGCGCCGCCGGGCACCGCAGCGCCCGCCCCGCGCCACCCGCCCTGCACCACCCGCCCTGCACCGCCGCCCGCCACCGCCGGTGGCCCGACGACCCGGGACCTCGCATGACCTCCCCCACCCGCTCCACCACGGCGCCCGACGCCGCCACCACCGCCGACGCCGCCGCGTCCTCGGCACCCGCCGCACCCGCCCCGGCCGGCACCGCCCGCCCGGTCGGGCTGCGCGGCGTCGGCCGCGCGTTCCCCACGCCGACCGGCACCCGCACCGTGCTCGCCGGCGTCGACCTCGACGTCGCCGCCGGCGAGGTCGTCGCCGTCATCGGCCCGTCCGGCTGCGGCAAGTCGACGCTGCTGCGCCAGGTCGCCGGCCTGGACCGGCCGGACGCGGGCGTGATCCTGCTGGACGGGTCGCCGGTCGCGCCGTTCGACCCGCGCACGGCCGTCGCGTTCCAGGAGCCGCGGCTGCTGCCGTGGCGCACGATCGCGCAGAACGTCGCGCTGGGGCTCCCCCGCGGCACGCCGCGGCGCGAGGCCCGCGACCAGGTGGCGCGGCTGCTGGACCTCGTCGGGCTGTCCGGCTCCGCGGGCCTGCGTCCCCGGCAGGTCTCGGGCGGCATGGCCCAGCGCGCCTCGCTCGCCCGGGCCCTCGCCCGGCGGCCGGCGGTGCTGCTGCTCGACGAGCCGTTCGGGGCCCTGGACGCCCTCACCCGGCTGCGGATGCAGGACCTGCTGCTCGACGTGCACGCCGAGCGCCCGACCACCGTCCTGCTGGTGACCCACGACGTCGAGGAGGCGCTGTTCCTCGCGGACCGCGTCGTCCTGCTCGGCACCCCGGACGCGGGGGGCACGTCGGTGCGCCGGGTGCTGCGCGTGCCGGGAGCCCGCCCGCGGGACCGCGCCGACGCGCGGCTGGCCGAGCTGCGCGCCGAGCTGCTCGACGGTCTCGGCGTCCCGACCCACCACCACGTGCACGACCCGGACCTGCACCACGCCATCTGACCCGCACACCCCGCACGCCCCGCCCGCCCCCGCGGGCAGCACCCCACCCACCGAGGAGACGACCGACATGACCGCCCGACCCCGCACCGCCGTGCGCCGCCCCGCCGCCGCCGTGGCCTCCGTGCTCGCCGCGACCCTGCTGCTCGGCGGCTGCGTCGCCGGCGAGGGCGAGGC
This is a stretch of genomic DNA from Cellulomonas sp. ES6. It encodes these proteins:
- a CDS encoding LLM class F420-dependent oxidoreductase, giving the protein MRLGYHTGYWSAGPPPGAAEAVRDADRLGLDSVWTAEAYGSDAFTPLAWWGSATSRVRLGTAVAQIAARTPTATAMAALTLDHLSGGRFTLGLGVSGPQVVEGWYGLPYPRPLARTREFVAIVRDVLRREAPVRADGEFYRLPLPEGEGSGLGKALRSTVHPLRADLPIHLAAEGPRNVALAAEIADGWLPLFCTPRLDGEMRELLAEGFARRAAGTRPVEEFEVTATVPVVLAPDVETAADAVRPFVALYAGGMGARGANFHANALERLGYGEACAEIQAHYRAGDRARAAAAVPTELVQDIALVGPPDAVRAQARAWESTVVTTLLVQASPEQLPDIAALLGPGAPTDG
- a CDS encoding benzoate/H(+) symporter BenE family transporter, which gives rise to MSTPPPLETVAPEGRAAPRDTATAVSAGVVTALVGFTSAFAVVLGGLRAVGASPAQAASGLLAVTVAMGAATLLLAWRTRLPITVAWSTPGAALLAGTGAAAGSWPEAVAGFVLCGALLAAVGLWRRLERWVRLIPVPLANAMLAGVLVDLCLEPVRAVADRPLLVGPVVLVWLVLLRLAPRWATPAAMGLAVCLAVASPAVRHLDPASLLPTLAWTTPQPSWAAVVSVAVPLFVVTMASQNIPGVAVLAGFGYTAPLRPVMLVTGLGTALAAPFGGHAINLAAISAALAAGPAAGPDPRRRWRAAVVAGAGYVVLGAGASAVAAVALAAPGGLIAAAAGLALVGTLAASLGGAFGTAGHREAAAVTFLVTVSGVTVAGISAAFWGLLAGLACHVVLGAARR
- a CDS encoding ABC transporter ATP-binding protein, coding for MTSPTRSTTAPDAATTADAAASSAPAAPAPAGTARPVGLRGVGRAFPTPTGTRTVLAGVDLDVAAGEVVAVIGPSGCGKSTLLRQVAGLDRPDAGVILLDGSPVAPFDPRTAVAFQEPRLLPWRTIAQNVALGLPRGTPRREARDQVARLLDLVGLSGSAGLRPRQVSGGMAQRASLARALARRPAVLLLDEPFGALDALTRLRMQDLLLDVHAERPTTVLLVTHDVEEALFLADRVVLLGTPDAGGTSVRRVLRVPGARPRDRADARLAELRAELLDGLGVPTHHHVHDPDLHHAI